The genomic interval tttttggagttaTATTACAAATAGcagataattaatttatgtattattaatatataaattatttatttattggagcaaataattaatttgtatttggtTGTTCCGTTGATGTTTTTTCTTTCGCGGACTATTAGAGGCGGTGGTTGGCGAAGACGCAACATATTAATTTAGAGGATTGGCTTCGGTGGGAAAAATCATCAGccaaggtaaggggtgagaggagGTTCGactttatgagtataaaataacgtgggaTGAACGAAAATACCGAAATTCCCAGATATTCATttggggcttactacgtacagtcgagccctattgagtaataataattaattagtaatatatgaatggtaatagtgaggactaaaatataatttagcaacctatagaattgtCGTCAATTTATTTACATCAAGATTGCATATCGTATGATTTTATGAGATCTTATGTTCATTGTTAGTGTCTGAATGATATGTACTTGAGTGTTCttgttacttgattgaaattgtgatACTACTTGATTGTGCCACCTAATtgattccttattatgtgattgatgaaactGGATTGTGTATTttgagtagtgtaaaccaaatattgggaatttattgtgattgacgaatttacatatataatgatgaatattgtgaaggCAAACTGAAATATGTGTTGTAAATTTTGGAGTTAGGaatattttgtcatcatataaggagggtttgacaaacctagtgattcggggaagtacaactgaatgagtctaaTGGTAGAGGGCTACaatcgaactgtaaggtaagagtgatagaccttgggggtacctctAGAGGGGCATTcttaagtggattagtgggttattccctaagacCGAGAACTACCACAcgacacaagagtaccccgaccgtcacgtatatgtgtcacGGGATGAGTTGATGGGATCTATGAGGAATTGGTCATTCACTAATTATctgtccactcttgtagtggcatagtatcagtagggatgagaataggctaggccgttcataggggcctatggcctggcctggcctatttaataaaaaggctaagcTCAACTTGTTTTtgaagcctatttatttaaataggtcaggctcaggcatATAAAAAAatcctattaggcctgacaggccaacctatatatatttattatttattaatattttttttattgttatattaataatattattttctattttaaattctatcaattaggcaatcacttaGTAATCATTCCATATTCactagtcgttccatattcggtagtggTTCTATATTAGGTAGTAGTTTCATATTCGGTAaccgttcaattagtcaatcactcagtagttgttccttatttgtttaagaggtaataatggcTGCATTTAAAAAGGCTTTTAATAAGGCTTCCAGGTCAGGCCAAACTATTAAAAAGGCCAAACTattaaaaaggtcaggccaggcaaaaaaaaaagcctatgataggtcgtaggccaggcttaggccaaaaaaataaatcgtaggccaggctcaggcctttcaaagcctgacctggcctgacctattctcacccctaagtatcaggcctcctaactaAGTACTTctagagtagaatggtaccaaatgatgaagaagtatagagtataggacatgcatagcatttcatccttgtgacggctctattgtgattgatttagattaacctttgatatGATGATCTTGAGTGTTTCTCATGTTTGTGCTGATTTGACTaattgcgtgttctcctcgttTATCTTATATTATTACATAATTTCAATACTcacccttcgttgtttgtgtttggcatTTGCGATGGATGTAGACAAGTTgtaacactacgccaaaaatgacattttatagtgcgcattttacagcgcttactaaatacaagtgttgttgtaaatatattttaaaaataacagagcatataacaacgcttttttgacaagcgttgtggAAAAAGCGCtattgtagggtcatatagcgtttgcacacaatgtttacaaggcttttagagcgcttgtacgcaagcactgtaaaatgaagcgacctcacataatgttttacagcgcttttacacaaaatgctgtaaaatgaagcgccctcacataaggttttacatcgcttttgggacaagcactgtaaaagacatgcgctttcaaataattaaatgacctattaaaGCGCTTtatttacaagcgctgtaaaagacatgcgcattcaaataattaaatgacctattagagcgcgtttgttacaagcgctgtaaaagccttgcgaattcacataattaaagaaccttttacagcgcctattacacaagcgctgtaaaatcattcactttaaataacaatcatttactttaaataaataaaaacaaatttatgaaCCCTCatcctctactctgggaaccctcctcTCCACTACGTATTGTACGACCATttactgctcctcctttaaaaaaaattggatatgtTGCTTCAGGTAccgtatttattaatttgttgttgtcaccaaaacagataaattgttacataataaatcatataaaatcttttcttttttgaaatttgttgatctgttctgttttgaaatcatataaaataaggaggccggTTAGAGCGCTTTTCTAACAAGCGTtataaaaggcttttaaaaaaacagtcatataacataagaaaacaaagaggtcttttacaacgcttattctacaagcgctgtaaaagagcatttttaaaagtaaaataaggaggcctttcagagcgcttatttgaaaaagcgttgtaaaatgcttttaaaaaaacagtcatataacataagaaaacaaggaggtcttttacaacgcttgtagaATAAGTGCTataaaagagcctttttaaaaataaaataaggaggccttttagagcgttTTTCCAACAAGCGCcgtaaaaggcttctaaaaaagcgttgtaatagagttttatatataaaagtaaactgcttcagtttcctcttcattacgtaaacttcactgtCATCTCCTCTTCATCATTCTTCTCTTCCTTTGTGAACCATATCATCTCTCTCAATTCTCTCATTTCGACAATCATCTATTTTCATCCAcgaatatataaacattatctCCCATCCACGAACCATctcttttcattaaaaaaacgttaccctcattacgtatttcttcgaaccatacTTCAGTTTCTGCGAACCGTATTTATGCGCATTACATATTTCTTTGAATCctcactattcaggtattgatgttattaattttttgttatcactaaaatgcatTTGAACTTATATTGATACGTaattagactactgcatgttgaacttgttgtagataaatgaaTACCAACAAAGATTTAgattgtcaaaatgaggaagttgtcaatcctaagacttacgaaaataaaatcaaacgtggtgcaaccatcATGCAAAAGGCCATAAAAACAAGGAGtagtggcataaaatttgaggtatactatactctgtttgctgtttattttttatcttttttgaaaccatgtacttactatatgagtttattaggttggatggaatgagagtggtcagccaattgaccccaacaactccatgtttgtaagcacATTGGGACTATTGTTCGTCATAATATCCCCATTacaattgatgattggagagataaggcgttgaaggatgcgaaaCATATactgtggaatgatatacaagtaacttttttgatccactcttttgtcatttataattttttccattcaaatactttactcaaactatatctttatttcgctTGCAAactgcttttgttcttgatgaggtgagaaaTAATTACGTCTTGAGAGTTGCCGGGAAAATACACCGaggttttagatctcacctctcaaaaCGTTCGGACCTCGCatttgtggtaagtgattaatttattagcatttgtgttttattattcatattcatagcgtattttaaatttttacacgattgttatttttttttatatagaatataagtaaggaaAATTGCGAGCGGACAAAAAATCagacgcacccatacaaaaaatcacgtatgggatatgcacatCTAgatcaaaaacttgtaagtaattaaacatcaattttatataatgagggaatttgtattataaactacagtttctaactaataatttgtttatgatcttaacgaatagcaacaagacacccaatccgattaaccgttgggtcgtcatatcttgtggaagaaagctcgtgtaaataaggatggagtggttgataacgaaaatattcaaaaagtaatagaactttgtggaagtatattatcactttaatattttttaatattgtattttatcactttaatattatcactttaatattttttaatattgtattttaaaaatgatattgaacttatctttttaatcctacatgtattttaggagaatatcgAACAAAGTTCAGAAAATCAAGAGGAAAACAAAGCTACTTGCAGGGATATtctcggtaaagtgtttaatgttcctgaatatttcggtcgcgtgagggggaaaggatttggtgtaactcctaaaagctatttttcacaagagaagcgccaaaatccatccaatgaggaagtattagagaagctcaaacttCTATCAAAGCAAGTGGTaggtgaagacgaataaagacaagcaactcccaGATTCGCTCCAtcgtgaaatacaaatggagagtgaaaacgcgagttgcaacattggtctcaaaagtcttcccaAGGTAACtaattacttacttatgtattaaccattgatttagggtgtcactccttgtgtgttgtacttatcctcccctactcatcggaaggtcggaaaaggaacattgtacaatacttagGGAGAAATATTACACAACACACCGATccctgcgggccatgtcaaagtatcacatgttattgctttggaaccaaatgcaccgttGCATATACCTGACAACAATGCAGATATGAATTTGAAGTTTTTTGGAGAAGCAGTTGGTAGTTACGcggcatggcccacacatcttgttgccctcgataaggtatgtttaattaattgaaatgtatgtttaattgatatgtatatctaattgctgatttttttccgctactaactttaatttcacatttatatttagattctgaAAAAGCCTAAAGCgaatgataaaaagattccCATAAACGAATCAATTACATCGCCCGCACAGCAAAATAAAGCCAGCAAACCTCAAAacctggagggtaataaagttggcaaacttcaaaagctggagggtaataacgctgccaaagttgcagctaaaaaactggatcggggaaaatcagtcgttgctgctcctaaaataagtcagccatgtCTTGCTAAGTAcgggtcgtgtcttgacatccaagtaaaaaTGAATATGGGAAGCAACAACGATTCACGCATCATAAgcatgaataaagctatattcggagattgtcaaatagatattcattcttgtctccgaaTAAGCTTTCGATGTGTAAACTCGATCCATTGAATGTAAAGAAATTCATTGTAGATATCttattaggaaatatagagaaTGATAAGTTGTTCTTTGAACCATATAATTCAAGGTACAtaattatctattatttatttatatcttttttaatttatgaaatcttaatttattagttgtgtaaacataattgccaaccaaatttttgttgttgtagggaacattgggtgctatttccaatcaatgcgacctctgaatttatatactatttagatcccttgcacgacaattacaacaatcacttcGATaaaaagactatgttcgacacgtaagtaatattaatttatttcttacatatatatatatatatatataaatgtgtttgttaatgctataataatcacatttatttattggatagtgctttacaagtttttcgagctcaaagaggtgctacagtgtcgaagcacaagtctaataacatcacatggattccaataaaggtttgatatatatgcctttaaattttcatttacaaacaCATgcctttacaatcaatgcacaaatattttactgaattatatgttttattttatagtgccctcatcaaactaataacatcgactgtgggtactatgtattgcgattcatgaaagagattgttgataggaatcaaactattatcccagaaacggtacggtattttcattatttgattttcatatataaattatgtatatatttgattctaacttatttatgttcaatttttatattgcacaatactttgacaattccagtccaacatactctaagagattgttgataggaatcaaactatttatgttcaatttcagtatgtgctgaaatgaaaattatttgatttgctgggaaataGCAAACTGCAATGGATCTGaatatatggtagctagttctgttctgtgtaataatgttagttatatgtatatgaatagggcacaatatttgaatatgtatatgaatatgtgttgttgtacaatatctgaatatgtatatgtagttaagttatatatgtatctgaatatgttatgttgttgtgtaaattaagttataaagttagtcaagttatatagttatgtttttatgtactgattgtgaaatgattgtgtgaactgatactggatgaaaatgattttggaaaaaaattaaaagacagcgctttctaaaaaaatgccataaaaaaccaaaaagcgctttttaaaaatttcatttacaacgattttaaataaaactaaaataagaatgcaccttttacagcgcttattggaaaaaagcgttgtaaaaggtgaataacaatgcatatattgaatgcaccttctACAACGCTGCTTTGAAAATGTGccgtaaaaggtgcataataatgcatatattgaatgcaccttttacagcgctttttcaaataagcgatgtaaaaggtgcataataatgcatatattgagtgcacattttacaatgctttttcaaataagcactgtaaaagatgcataataatgaatatcttgagtgcacattttacagcgctttttcaaataagcattgtaaaaggtgcataataatgcatatattgagtgcacattttacagcgtttttcaaataagcgctgtagaagatgcataataatgcatatattgagtgcacatgcatttcaaatacttttaaaaCCATTTTAGTGAACTCAAAATCTGAGTTGTTCAATCAAGATCTGATGATGCTGAGCTACTAACTGCATAAATGCATGCAATTTGGGGAATCCAGATCAGTAAAATAACAGTTTATGGACAAACCCATTTAACAGTTTCATTTTGAAATACACTTTGATTAAAGCATATCACTTGAGCAAGTACCTCCTTTGGATTTCCAATGCACTGCAAGTTACCAATTACAAATACTCCTAATCAATCGCATAAGGCCTCCACCTCTTCCATAGAATGTGCTGAAagcataaaatcaaattttatcatGTTATGGAATCAAATATAACACAGGCTAGCTAATATATCTACAGCATAAACAACAAGTAGAATATAGTGCGAAAAAAATCCATGAAAGAGCGAGAGAATACTTGTCAGAATGATTGCACGATCCTATTTTGCAAGCTTGATAACATTCCATAAACATTTTCTTGAAGCAGGGTCTAATCCAGTACTTGGCTCATCCATATAAACAACCTAAATTTGAATTGGCATTTACATAATAAGAAAACTTGaatcatctatttttttttaaatatgaaaaagaaaaaatgatcaaattggGTTGAAAAGAATAACAAACTTTGGGGTCCCCAATTAATGAAATTGCAACACTAAGCCTCTTCTTCATCCCACCACTGTATTTTCCAGCTTGTTTATCAGCAACCCCTCCATGGAAAAGGTTTAAACTCTTCAAAGATTCTTCTACTGTCTAGAACAACATAATGAAAGCCAAATAGTTAAAATATCCCTGACAAACAAATGATAATATGGAAtgatgttcttcttcttcttcatacCGTTGTCTTAAAATATCGCATAAGAATTATGACATACCAACTTTCTAATTTCATTGCTTTCAATAACCTTAAACacctatttatattttgaaaggtACAATTTGTATAACTTAACACTCCTAACATAATTAAACTCCTAACACACTGATAATAATCTTAATATTTCAAACAGTAAGAGTTCTAGTGAGTGAACTTACTTGAGTCAAGACTAAACCTTTAAGATTTTTAAGTCTTCCATAAAAAAGTAGGTGCTCTCTACCAGTCAAAGCTTTCCCACAACAAGCTATAGTATCatgaggaaaaaaaattagaaaccTCTTTCAATTGATACAAATTTGATTTcatgaaaaacataaaaattggaGGAATTTCAGCTTACTCATGTTGTGGACATACTCCCATGTTAGTATATACTCCATTCATATGAGTTCTTATGTCCAGGCCTTCAACATATGCCACACTTCTTTACAACTCTCTTCTTTGTTGACCTTTTGGTTCGCTTCATAATTGActgcaaaagaagaaaaagtagGTTATATATTCTATATGAGATATATGGGTAAAAAATAGATGTTGTTAGTTGAATAATTTAGAATATATCTTGCTTGCTTCACCTTACTATATATCAGACTAAATTAACCACAAAATGGTTATACTATTGATGTGAGAACCATTAAGCATATTCTGAATAATACTTCTTCTCATTCCATCTAAACTAACTAAACTGATTTGGATGAAGATGAAAGGCAAAATTAACAGAAAAAGTACATAGCAAACTAAACTAACTATCCTAATTACAACTATCTAAGACAGTTATAACAGAGTCCGCAAAGAGTATCACACAATAGAAGTAGAAAGCGAAATATAGCCAAGAGAAACTTGTCGACACTATGCATcaatatacatatatgtatacgGTCGATTAATTACTGTATAAGTGCCGGCAAATCACCCTTAGCTGCATTCCACTTTCTGCTTCTTGGTGTGAGCTAAGAGACATTTTACCAAGAAGTACACAACACCTAGCTATCTCAAATAATTAAGATTCTCTCTGCAACTTACAATATAAAATGCAGTCATAacaataaattgttttcaattgTTTTCTAAATAAAACTAGGAGCAGTTTTGTGCACCAAAAGTAGAACAAAACTCCACAAGGTTTTTTTCACAACTATCCTATTAAACTGATAGAACAACACAAAAAACCACaaatattaacatatatataaaccTATATTTTGAAGCATGTTGTGAGACAATTAAACAacacatttaaaattttttcaCCGAACTATCTTATACTAACCAAAAACCttgcaaataaataaagtagtacAAGACAAACATTAGCTTGTACTTGAAAGTCCAACAAACCTAAGCAAACCCAAACAACAAAGTGGAAAATGGCGACAATGGAAATAATAAATTACAGGAGCATTGAATCAACATCAATACCTCTATGCATGTAGCAATGGCgacattgaaaatgttcaaagaaacaacacacaaaaacactaaattagaagaaaaaccctaaatcaaaagaaaatcGAAACCCTAACTCACTACAATTAACGACAATGAATAATGAAACGAGAATAATGAAAAATAGCAAAAAATGAGACTGAAATAAAATAGTGGCATGCAACACTTACAAAGGCGACGAGGTTAGATGACAACGAAGTTGAGATGCAACTTAAAGAGGTTAAGATTCGATGGCCGCAAGGTGTGACGGTGGTGGCTAAATCAGAAGAAATAATCAGAAGAAACACACATGCTGAATAACCTAAGCTGACACTGATAACAAGATCGgtgatataaaaaattatgagatcTCGTacgaaataaaaagaaaaaagtaatagaaatcttagaactaaaaaaacaaaaagtgaGATCAAGACGAGAGAAATGAAGAACTCACCGACCAGAGGATGAACAAGAAGCTGGTGAGGAAGAAGTAACAATGAATAGATTCTTTTCTTCCCATTCTCTTCCAAACCTAACAACAATTCTCAACTCTCAACTaacaactcttttttttttggtcaaattcaatttaattattccAAGACCAAACGCGTTTCTTCTTATACGTCGATGGTTTTGTGGGTGTTGAGTGGTAACGGTGATACTGTGTTGTGCGGTCATGGCTATGTAGGAGTCAATTGAAAAAAACTAACCCAACAAGTTGGGTAAGTTGGGGGaccaaatgaaatattaattaattttaaatttaaaataaactaaataaattgaaacttaaaaattattaaattagaataagaaaacaaattagTTTAAGGGCATATTTGtcctttaaaaataatatcatttctctctcttttcttaTATCAAATAATACAACACATACTTTTtacatctttttcttttttcacatTATTTCCTACTTTTTTCTCTCATATAGTATATTTGGATGAGaagtttttttgaaataatgtaattttcttcaaaaattcaaaaccttctgtaagacccataattttaaagtacactttatgtattttggatattggttcggaggctttttagccaaagttattaatattttggagtttatatgatcaaaaagatattttgatgccgattaaaattactcgtcgataaataaattaaattaagtgcggtgaatcatTTACGGAgaatctaatgcgttatgggtgatatggtaatttaataaatatctagatatttggagatatttgttaaaagtaattaatatatatatatatatgtttggagggaaaaggaaaggaaaaggaaatagaaaggtaggaaaaaggaagaaaggaaaacagaaagaaaaacatTTCCCTCGCGagaacttcttcttcttcttcctctatcGCATGACAATTCTCCCTCCCTCCtacattttcgtttttctttgcttccttttgttcaagaatagaaacccaaggctgggTGGGTGATAGCGCAACTTCactcttcttgtttgattcgaaaacgaagaaaaactttgttagggatttcaaaaccgtcaaacacaaacctcctcgtttcatctagatctaagcttcgatTCGCGAagggatagaagggaaagttgctcactaccacgctacggtgctagggaaccaactttggaagcggcgttgcgaacgaagattttaccggatttactcgcggtaccgtgttcgcacgttaaagctaatgttaaggtaagggctccttccaaacttttagtttgcatttagggacttatctgtggttgtgtggaaaggtttttggttagggttagagtgttgatttgggggaaaatgaatctaaggctttatgggtaaaatcttagagttaggttttggttatattgatgaatgtttcgtggaaaatgaatttaaacttattatgtatgattttgattaaatgaaacttgttgtgtttgagtggtggattgtgttgatttgtgttcgtcgtgtAACGTCCTAATTTCAGGGTTTagaattaattacataattatcttTGGGATTAGGCTAATTCAACCAATTCCAATTAAGTGGTAgaaaatataggctaaattgtTGCACCGCTTGGATTATAACAATCAATCCCAATTAAGTGGTAGAAATTATAGGTTAAGTTGTTGTAACGTATTAGTTGTGAAACGTAGGATATCATATGAGTAATTAACTATAAGTAGCcactaagaaaaataaaattactacaCAATTAAATTCTCAAAAGGTAGAATTATATCGAATTGGAGAGAAGCTAAAGTATTTTGCGGATGCGATAACGGTTAATAGTGAGTGACAAAGAATGAATTTTTATCGGATAACGCTTCAAGAGGTGAGTAATCACACCCTTTAAACTTTCATGGTACATCTATTTTGGAAATTTAGCATGGAAAAAGagttagatattttgattggtattttcttataaaaatatatctttgtcgagaacctaactctattaaaattgagattttatgaattgtgataacagattataaattgatttatttattattgttgttaaattaccattttgatgactgtttgaatatatattctttaaaaagattactttattatactttcttgaatgattgttgttattatatattcaaatgaaatattatattataaatatgattttacgaatataattgctaaaatatgaattatttagattgcatgtgtttgagagatatatattctttaaaaagattgttttattatactttcttgaacgattgttgttattatatattcaaatgaaatattatattataaatatgatttgacgaatataattgttaaaatatgaatcatttgGATTGTATGTGTTTGATAGATATATAtggttttaaacttcacaaagagatgaggtttaaactccacacaaatgggtcttgtacccaacACTGGATGAGCTGGTGCTCCACATGATTAGATAATACTCACTTTGCAGAAGGAGTATATCTCCATCATTGAATTAACTGATTATTTTTGTGGAATAAATGTGTATATTAGAATTATCTGATTATAATAGATGTGgattatcattaatttatttgatgagtttttaattaattattgaaagtaGTTGGTTATTATAGAGAAATCTTAGTTATATCACGAATAgttctaaagaatatttttggatgaAGGCGGGTGCCATGATTGATTTTTCCGGTTACCGCTCCGGCTGAGAACAATActtgttttgaaattgtgtgtattattcactgggattttgta from Cicer arietinum cultivar CDC Frontier isolate Library 1 chromosome 5, Cicar.CDCFrontier_v2.0, whole genome shotgun sequence carries:
- the LOC105851336 gene encoding ABC transporter A family member 7-like, producing the protein MEYILTWEYVHNMTCCGKALTGREHLLFYGRLKNLKGLVLTQTVEESLKSLNLFHGGVADKQAGKYSGGMKKRLSVAISLIGDPKVVYMDEPSTGLDPASRKCLWNVIKLAK